A stretch of DNA from Acidimicrobiales bacterium:
GGCGAGGATGTCGGTCATCGACACGTCGATGCGCTCACCCTCCCCTCGGCGTTCGCGCCGCACCAACGCGGCGCTGATGGCGAGGGCGGCGTAGGAGCCGCCGGCCAGGTCGGCGATCGGCGGGCGACCGACGACGGGACCATCGTCGCCGCCGGACCGGGGCTCGACCACCCCGGCCCAGGCCTGATAGTTCAGGTCATGGCCGGGAAGGAGACGCAGCGGGCCGTCCTGCCCGTAGCCCGACACCGAGCAGTAGACCACCGACGGGTTCCTCGCCCGCACCGCCGAGTCGCCGACTCCGAGGCGGTCGACCACGCCGGGACGAAATCCCTCGACGACGACGTCCGCCGAGGCCGCCCGCTCGAGCACCGCGTCGCGTGAATACGCGTCCTTGAGGTCGACCGCCACCGCCCGCTTGCCGGCGTTGAGCACGGCGAAGAGCGTCGGGAAGACGCGCATCGGGTCCCCGCCCGGCGGCTCCACCTTCACGACTTCGGCCCCCAGCTCGACGAGCAGCTGGGTGGCGTAGGGGCCAGGTCGCCAGATGCTGAGATCGAGGACGCGGATCCCGTCGAGGAGCGGGCCCCCGCGCCCGGGCCCTGGTTGGCTCGCTGGGCTGCTCGTCACGCGCTTCGGTCCTCGAAGATCTGGAAGATCCGGCCGAGACTACGCCGCGGTCAGGACAGCAGTGGGAAGCTGCCCGTTCCCCAGACGGAAGATGCCACCGCCCGCTCCACCGCCAGCCCGCTGCTCCCGGCCTTGAGGGCGCTCAGGATCCCTCCGTAGGCGCCGGCCTGCAGCGTCTGGGCCGTGGCCGCCAGGCCCTCGGGCCAGCTCGTGTAGGACTGGACCCCAACGCCGTTGATCGAGTACGAGCCCGACATCCGGCGGGTGGTGTTGAGCGGGTTGTACTTCGCCGGGCTGTTCCAGGCGCCGCCTTCGGCCTGGGCCCACGACACGATGGCCAAGGTGTTCTGCGACGTGACCGTATCGCCGAGCGTCTCCAGCAGGGCGACGGCGAAGTCGTGGGACGTGTTGATCACCATCTGGGCGGGCGAGGTGGTCGTCGTCGGAGCGGGGGCGGGCGAAGTTGTCGGGGGAACAGTGGTCGGGGCCGGCGACGGTGCCGTCCCCGTCGTGGTGACCCGGCCGGGCGCCGCTCCGCCCTCGTCGGGGGTGTGTGGCCCGGTGCTACGCGGGGCGGCGCCCTGGCCCGAGCTGGCCAGGGCCGTGTCCGGCCCGGCGAGAGGCCCGATGGCCGCGGCCTGCGCCGCCCTGAGCCGGGCCACGCCCACGTTGTGGGCGGCGGCGGCAGCGCCGCAGATCATCGCGACCGGGCTCACGGTGGCCACTGCGCTGACTGCCAGGACGGCCATCCGTGGCCTGAGGCCCGAAATCACCTGCTCACAGTTCGCCGTCTGCGGCCGTTGACCCTTTTGTGCACCATTGGCGGGCTGGGCCGGGGCACCGCCCCCACCATGCTCGCCGAGGTATGCAAGGACCTACCTACGCGACGTCGAATTACGCTCGGCTTCAGAGAGCGTGGGAGGGGGCGTGCACATGACCGTGCCGAGCTTTGGTGACGCCGTCGTTGTGCGGGAGGCCGACGCGGAGGTCCTCGGGATGGCCCCGGTGACTGTCCGGCTGCTCGCCGACAGCGACGCCACGGGTGGAGCGTTGAGTGTGATGCGACCGAGGCTCGCGGAGGGCGCCAACGGAGCATTGCCGCACACCCACACCAGGTCGGCCGAGCTGTTCTACGTCCTCGGCGGGACGGTGCAGATCCTCACCGGCGACCAGGTGGTGACGGCCAACGAGGGAGACGTGGCCGTGGTCCCACCCAACATGGCCCACGCCTTTGCGGCCGCGCCCGGCCATGCCGCCGAGCTGTTGATCGTGCTCACGCCCGGCATCGAACGGTTCGGCTACTTCCGGCTGCTCGAGCGGCTCGCCAAGGGGGAAGCCACGGTGGAGGACCTGATGGCGTCACAGGACCTCTACGACAACCACTTTCTGGAGAGCGCGGCCTGGCAGGAGGTTAGGGGGTGAGCCTGCCGGCGAGGCCTCTCAGCTCGCCGTCCTCGTCCCGCCAGGACTCGACGTCGCCGAACCCCGACCGGGCCAGGTCTGGA
This window harbors:
- a CDS encoding CoA transferase translates to MTSSPASQPGPGRGGPLLDGIRVLDLSIWRPGPYATQLLVELGAEVVKVEPPGGDPMRVFPTLFAVLNAGKRAVAVDLKDAYSRDAVLERAASADVVVEGFRPGVVDRLGVGDSAVRARNPSVVYCSVSGYGQDGPLRLLPGHDLNYQAWAGVVEPRSGGDDGPVVGRPPIADLAGGSYAALAISAALVRRERRGEGERIDVSMTDILATWTGALPPLVMSDGQSLGDLPGYGTFATADGGWIALGVLSEDGAWSNLVRALGLDDAASLGFAERVTLGKQLNERIVKAIASSRRDEVVAALVEAGVPVAPVLSQKEMLGAELFRQRGTVADGRGGEPVMGHPVRYERHSAQAPRDVPPLASGVDKFPSWR
- a CDS encoding cupin domain-containing protein, coding for MTVPSFGDAVVVREADAEVLGMAPVTVRLLADSDATGGALSVMRPRLAEGANGALPHTHTRSAELFYVLGGTVQILTGDQVVTANEGDVAVVPPNMAHAFAAAPGHAAELLIVLTPGIERFGYFRLLERLAKGEATVEDLMASQDLYDNHFLESAAWQEVRG